The Etheostoma cragini isolate CJK2018 chromosome 5, CSU_Ecrag_1.0, whole genome shotgun sequence genome contains a region encoding:
- the riok2 gene encoding serine/threonine-protein kinase RIO2 — MGKLNVVVLRYLSRDDFRVLTAVEMGMKNHEIVPVSLLSSIASLKHGGCNKILRELVKHKLVAYERNKTVQGYRLNNGGYDYLALKTFCSREVLISVGNQMGVGKESDIYIVASPNNEQYALKLHRLGRTSFRNLKNKRDYHQHRKNISWLYLSRLSAMKEFAYMKALYDRGFPVPKPVDYNRHAVVMEFINGYPLYQVHELKDPPALYNEFMELIVKLANHGLIHGDFNEFNLMLDDQDHITMIDFPQMVSTSHPNAEWYFDRDVKCIKDFFAKRYNYESAVFPTFKDIRRSYSLDVEVSASGFTKDLERDAALLHPAGPEEEDEEEGDDEETTDEEVEKEEESVDMEEYKHAMLELEGLKVSDSHPDIQDKENKSEKREEQKGTETSTARSDEEGDLEEELNEAEDECPELEEDLSASNKEFKPFRDSDGLLHMAEHRRMRTDSEGTMGSIGSCSTIPPEVVRQKVRRQLTKQQKTAQRRRLQKGEANLVTKSRRENQDNIKSSMETASFWG; from the exons ATGGGGAAGCTGAATGTCGTGGTGTTGAGATACTTATCTCGAGATGACTTCCGAGTCCTCACAGCG GTTGAGATGGGGATGAAGAACCATGAGATTGTCCCAGTGAGTCTCCTGTCCTCCATCGCTAGCCTCAAACACGGCGGCTGCAACAAGATCCTCAGAGAGCTTGTCAAACACAAACTTGTGGCCTATGAACGCAACAAGA CTGTGCAAGGTTACAGGTTGAATAACGGAGGATATGACTACTTGGCTTTAAAGACCTTTTGCTCCAGAGAGGTGCTCATTTCAGTTGGCAATCAGATGGGTGTGGGCAAAGAGtcag atatatatattgtgGCGAGCCCAAACAACGAGCAGTACGCTCTAAAGCTCCACAGATTGGGTCGTACGTCCTTCAGGAACCTGAAGAACAAGAGAGATTACCACCAACACAGGAAAAACATTTCCTGGCTCTACCTTTCTCGCCTTTCTGCCATGAAGGAGTTTGCCTACATGAAG GCGTTGTATGATCGGGGCTTTCCTGTTCCCAAACCTGTGGACTATAACAGACATGCTGTTGTGATGGAGTTCATCAATGGATATCCACT GTATCAGGTGCATGAGCTGAAGGATCCACCTGCACTGTACAATGAGTTTATGGAGCTCATAGTCAAACTGGCCAATCACGGCCTGATACATGGAGACTTTAACGAGTTCAACCTCATGCTGGACGACCAGGACCACATAACTATGATTGACTTCCCTCAAATGGTGTCCACCTCGCATCCTAATGCTGAATG GTATTTTGACAGAGATGTCAAATGTATCAAAGATTTCTTTGCCAAACGATACAATTACGAGAGCGCGGTCTTCCCAACCTTCAAAGATATCAG GCGGTCTTATTCTCTAGATGTCGAAGTCTCAGCTAGTGGCTTCACCAAGGATCTGGAGAGAGATGCTGCGTTGCTGCACCCAGCTGGACCtgaggaagaggatgaagaggaaggtGATGATGAAGAGACGACAGACGAGGaggtagaaaaagaagaagagagtgtGGACATGGAGGAATATAAGCATGCAATGCTAGAACTGGAAGGTCTGAAAGTCAGCGACTCTCATCCAGACATACAAGATAAGGAGAATAAGagtgaaaaaagggaagaaCAAAAAGGAACTGAGACATCTACTGCTAGAAGTGATGAAGAGGGGGACTTGGAGGAAGAGTTGAATGAGGCAGAGGATGAGTGTCCAGAGCTAGAAGAAGACCTTTCCGCCTCCAACAAAGAGTTCAAACCCTTCAG GGACTCAGACGGTCTTCTACATATGGCAGAACACAGGAGGATGAGGACGGacagtgaggggacaatgggcAGTATAGGGAGCTGCTCTACAATACCACCA GAGGTAGTCCGTCAGAAGGTGCGGAGGCAGCTCACCAAACAACAGAAGACCGCACAGAGGAGACGTTTGCAGAAGGGAGAAGCCAACTTGGTGACTAAATCCAGGAGAGAAAACCAAGATAACATCAAATCTAGTATGGAGACCGCCTCTTTCTGGGGATAA